Part of the Spiroplasma endosymbiont of Poecilobothrus nobilitatus genome is shown below.
TTTTTGCCATATAAAAATGCACCCCCTATAAAAATTTAACAAAATCTTTTTTTATTTTACTTACTTTTTAGGGTGCAGTCTTGGGTGTTCACTTTTTACTAGTTTATTTATTTTGATAATAAATCATGCTTATTAGGTAATGATTCTGAATTTGGCAGCGCTTCTTCCTTTGGATTATTGTCCTTTTTTAATAATTCTGGACGGCAATTTTTGTAACTTAATTTGACATTTTTTTAACGGGGTCAAAATCAAGAACTTCTACTTCAACATTGTCACCAACATTAACAAATTCTCGAATATCTCGAACAAAGAAATCATAAAATTCACTAATATGAATTAAACCGGCTGCATCTTTTAATTCACAAAAAGCACCGAACGGTGTGATATTTGTTATTTTAACAATAACCTTGCTTTTTTTATCATACATAATATTTTTTGCTCTTTTTCATAACATTATTATATTATTAAAATGCTAAAAATGATTTGCTATTTTAAAAATTTTGTTAAATTTTTTAAAATATCAAAAATTATCATTTTAAA
Proteins encoded:
- a CDS encoding S1 RNA-binding domain-containing protein codes for the protein MYDKKSKVIVKITNITPFGAFCELKDAAGLIHISEFYDFFVRDIREFVNVGDNVEVEVLDFDPVKKMSN